The following are from one region of the Deltaproteobacteria bacterium genome:
- a CDS encoding AAA family ATPase produces the protein MARTETITVVFTDLVGSTELATALGHDAYETLRQDHFSALRAAVAAHNGTEVKTTGDGLMVTFASAADALSCAVAMQQAADLHARQLAALPLAMRVGASSGEASREDSDFYGPPVVEAARLCAAATAGQIVVSEVVRLMARGRGHAFTALGELTLKGIEEPVTAHRVSWEPLPQASAATSPIPLPPLLAGGEQFQFAGREAELAAMTATWQQVAAGTHRVVFVAGEPGIGKTRLAAETARLAHRDGASVLYGRCDEDMGVPFQPFVEALAAFIEHTPIERLRAQLGRYAGELVRLVPTLANKVTDLPPSLRSDPDTERYRLFDAVAAWLTTAATERPMVLVLDDLHWAAKPTLLLLRHIARAGESGRLLIVGTHRDTDIDRDHPLTAVLADLRRADGVERLTLAGLDEAGVAAFLERAAGHSLETMGHGLAHAVYEETEGNPFFVGEVLRHLVESGALVRRDERWANARPLAEFGIPDSVREVIGRRLDRLPGAATEILTLAAVIGRDFDLAVLATLGDYDEERLLAALESAVAARLVEETGVDGYRFAHALVRATLYESLGETRRARLHRRVADAVLARRPDDVTALANHYSQAAVRGDASQAVRYCTQAGDHALSKLAYDQAAIYYHRALDLLGNATPGDRRELLVRLGGAQRDAGDGAYRSTLLDAARAAAAAGDADRLVRAVLANTRGYPVAGRVDAERVEMLEVALTALGPADSAARARVLGTLVCELAYSNQSARIRALDREAIELARRLGDPTTLAFIFRTRFVAIWTPDAHAERLDATNEYVHLAEQLGDPIDRWYAYSHRFHTMLTAGDIDEADRWLRTLENLDDDLCQPTQRWVLTRDKSMRALLAGQTAEAERLFTESFEIGQATGQPDALAMYVSQLWPTRGVQGRVAEMESMLDQVRDRPDMPRQFFAMVSYYYCALGRTDDAARLLANAVANDFADHPYVLTWMTEMTSWARVAAKVHHTDAAAVLYDRLAPWHDQVESNGTTSHGCVALYLGELATTLGRYDAAESHFVEAFAVHEHIRAPYWLAQTELDWAAMLLQRQQSGDAARARPLIERALVAARTYGFGGVERDALQLQARAESAPTALGASA, from the coding sequence ATGGCGCGCACAGAGACGATCACGGTAGTGTTTACCGATCTCGTCGGCTCAACCGAGCTGGCGACCGCGCTTGGCCATGATGCGTACGAGACGCTCCGACAGGATCACTTCAGCGCGCTGCGCGCTGCGGTAGCGGCGCACAACGGAACGGAGGTGAAAACCACCGGGGACGGACTGATGGTGACCTTCGCCAGCGCGGCCGATGCGCTCTCCTGTGCCGTGGCGATGCAGCAAGCCGCCGACCTCCACGCCCGGCAATTGGCGGCGTTGCCGCTCGCCATGCGTGTCGGCGCGTCGTCGGGTGAAGCCAGTCGCGAGGACAGCGATTTCTACGGACCACCGGTCGTCGAGGCGGCACGATTGTGCGCGGCCGCCACCGCGGGACAGATCGTCGTCTCCGAAGTTGTTCGATTGATGGCGCGCGGGCGCGGTCACGCGTTCACCGCGCTGGGCGAGCTGACGCTCAAGGGCATCGAGGAGCCGGTGACCGCTCACCGCGTGTCATGGGAGCCGCTGCCACAGGCGTCCGCAGCCACATCGCCGATTCCGTTGCCGCCACTGCTGGCGGGCGGCGAGCAGTTTCAGTTCGCTGGCCGCGAGGCAGAATTGGCGGCGATGACCGCCACCTGGCAGCAGGTCGCCGCTGGTACGCACCGCGTGGTGTTCGTCGCCGGTGAGCCCGGCATCGGCAAGACGCGCTTGGCGGCCGAGACCGCGCGGCTCGCTCACCGCGATGGCGCCAGCGTGTTGTACGGCCGCTGCGACGAGGATATGGGCGTGCCGTTTCAGCCCTTCGTCGAAGCCCTCGCCGCCTTCATCGAACACACTCCGATCGAGCGCTTGCGCGCGCAACTCGGTCGTTACGCCGGCGAGTTGGTGCGGCTCGTGCCCACGCTTGCCAACAAGGTGACTGATCTACCTCCATCATTGCGCTCCGATCCTGACACCGAGCGCTATCGCTTGTTCGACGCCGTCGCCGCGTGGTTGACGACGGCAGCAACGGAACGCCCAATGGTGTTGGTGCTCGACGACTTACACTGGGCGGCCAAGCCCACACTGTTGCTGTTGCGACACATCGCACGCGCCGGAGAGTCGGGACGTTTGCTGATCGTCGGAACCCATCGCGATACCGACATCGACCGCGATCATCCGCTCACTGCCGTTCTTGCCGACCTGCGCCGCGCCGATGGCGTCGAGCGGCTCACGCTCGCGGGGCTCGATGAAGCCGGGGTTGCCGCCTTCTTGGAGCGCGCGGCGGGGCACTCGCTCGAGACGATGGGGCACGGCCTCGCCCACGCGGTTTACGAAGAAACCGAGGGTAACCCGTTCTTCGTCGGCGAAGTGCTGCGCCACTTGGTGGAGTCGGGCGCGCTGGTGCGGCGCGACGAGCGTTGGGCGAACGCGCGCCCGCTGGCGGAGTTCGGGATTCCGGACAGCGTGCGCGAGGTGATTGGCCGGCGCTTGGATCGCTTGCCCGGCGCGGCGACCGAGATTCTGACATTGGCCGCGGTGATCGGGCGCGATTTCGATCTCGCGGTGCTGGCGACCCTCGGCGACTACGATGAGGAGCGGCTGCTCGCCGCGCTCGAGTCGGCGGTGGCGGCGCGGCTGGTCGAGGAAACCGGCGTCGATGGCTATCGCTTCGCGCACGCGTTGGTGCGCGCGACGCTGTACGAATCCCTCGGCGAGACGCGTCGGGCGCGCCTGCACCGGCGCGTGGCCGACGCCGTCCTCGCGCGCCGTCCCGATGATGTGACCGCGTTGGCCAATCACTACAGCCAAGCCGCGGTCCGTGGCGACGCCAGCCAGGCGGTGCGCTATTGCACGCAGGCTGGCGATCACGCACTGAGCAAATTGGCCTACGATCAAGCGGCGATCTACTACCATCGCGCGCTCGACTTGCTCGGCAACGCGACGCCGGGGGATCGCCGCGAGTTGCTCGTCCGACTGGGTGGCGCGCAGCGCGACGCGGGTGACGGCGCCTATCGCAGCACCCTACTCGACGCCGCGCGCGCCGCCGCCGCCGCCGGCGATGCCGATCGTCTGGTTCGGGCGGTGCTCGCCAACACCCGCGGTTACCCGGTGGCCGGCCGCGTCGATGCCGAACGAGTGGAGATGCTCGAAGTCGCGCTGACGGCGCTCGGCCCGGCGGATAGCGCGGCGCGCGCGCGCGTGCTCGGCACACTGGTGTGCGAGTTGGCGTACTCAAACCAGTCGGCGCGCATTCGCGCGCTCGATCGCGAGGCGATCGAGCTGGCGCGTCGCCTCGGCGATCCAACCACGCTGGCGTTCATCTTCCGCACCCGCTTCGTCGCCATTTGGACACCCGATGCGCACGCCGAACGCCTCGATGCGACCAACGAGTATGTTCACCTCGCCGAGCAGCTCGGCGATCCCATCGATCGCTGGTATGCCTACTCGCACCGCTTCCACACCATGCTGACCGCCGGGGACATCGACGAGGCCGATCGCTGGTTGCGCACTCTGGAAAACCTAGATGACGATCTCTGCCAGCCGACGCAGCGTTGGGTGCTGACCCGCGACAAGTCGATGCGCGCGTTGCTGGCCGGGCAGACGGCCGAAGCCGAGCGGCTGTTCACCGAGTCGTTCGAGATCGGTCAAGCGACGGGACAACCCGACGCGCTGGCGATGTACGTCTCGCAGCTCTGGCCGACGCGGGGCGTGCAGGGTCGCGTGGCCGAGATGGAGTCGATGCTCGATCAGGTTCGCGACCGGCCGGACATGCCGCGCCAGTTCTTCGCCATGGTGTCGTACTACTATTGTGCGCTGGGTCGCACCGACGACGCCGCGCGTTTGCTGGCGAACGCGGTGGCCAACGACTTCGCCGATCATCCCTACGTGTTGACGTGGATGACCGAGATGACCTCGTGGGCGCGCGTGGCGGCGAAGGTCCACCACACCGACGCGGCGGCGGTCCTCTACGATCGGCTCGCGCCCTGGCACGACCAAGTCGAGTCGAACGGCACCACCAGCCACGGCTGCGTGGCGCTCTATCTCGGTGAGCTCGCCACCACGCTGGGTCGCTACGATGCCGCCGAATCGCACTTCGTCGAGGCGTTCGCGGTCCACGAGCACATCCGCGCCCCATACTGGCTCGCGCAGACCGAACTCGACTGGGCCGCGATGCTGCTGCAAAGACAGCAATCAGGCGATGCGGCGCGCGCGCGCCCGTTGATCGAGCGTGCGCTGGTCGCCGCGCGCACGTATGGGTTCGGCGGCGTCGAGCGGGACGCGCTGCAACTCCAGGCACGTGCGGAGAGTGCGCCAACCGCGCTCGGGGCGAGTGCCTAG
- a CDS encoding transposase: MEMDGRQQRGLEIAATKQITKKGAMWVVPSQSDKGRYGVTIDGDTKHCTCPDFEERQQPCKHVFAVEFVMRRETVTDGDTTVITETAAVRVTYAQNWPAYNAAQVSEKATFVKLLRDLCAGIPEPPQSMGRPRLPLADMIFSAGFKVYSTVSARRFMTDLREAHADGLISQLPCYNSIFNYLESEELTPIIRDMVTRSALPLRAVETDFAIDSTGFTSTQLMGVWRAEKYGAKATRREHDWLKLHAVCGVNTNVIAAVEVTPRNSQDSPQFAPLIEATAQHFNVQRVLGDKAYSSRANLELTESKGAVPFIPFKSYAVGTTKNETWNRLYHYYALNRDEFLKAYHKRSNVESTFSAMKRKFGDFVRSRTPIAQVNELLLKVLAYNIVCVVHSMHEFGVNPSFPA; encoded by the coding sequence ATGGAAATGGACGGACGGCAACAACGGGGACTCGAAATCGCGGCAACGAAACAGATCACCAAGAAGGGCGCTATGTGGGTCGTGCCCTCGCAGTCCGACAAGGGCCGCTACGGTGTCACCATCGACGGCGATACCAAGCACTGTACCTGCCCCGATTTCGAGGAACGGCAGCAACCCTGCAAACACGTCTTTGCGGTCGAGTTCGTGATGCGGCGCGAAACGGTGACCGATGGTGACACCACCGTGATTACCGAGACCGCCGCCGTGCGCGTCACCTACGCGCAAAACTGGCCCGCCTACAACGCCGCGCAAGTCAGCGAGAAGGCGACCTTCGTCAAACTGCTGCGCGATCTGTGCGCGGGAATCCCCGAACCACCGCAGAGCATGGGGCGTCCGCGCTTGCCGCTGGCCGACATGATCTTTTCCGCTGGCTTCAAGGTCTACAGCACTGTGTCCGCACGCCGATTCATGACGGACCTGCGCGAAGCACACGCTGATGGATTGATTTCGCAGCTTCCCTGCTACAACTCGATTTTCAACTACCTCGAATCGGAGGAACTGACCCCGATCATCCGCGACATGGTGACACGCAGTGCGCTGCCGCTGCGCGCGGTCGAAACCGACTTCGCGATTGATTCGACTGGATTTACCAGCACGCAACTGATGGGCGTGTGGCGCGCGGAGAAGTACGGCGCAAAGGCGACACGACGCGAGCACGATTGGTTGAAGCTGCACGCCGTGTGCGGAGTGAACACCAACGTCATTGCGGCGGTGGAAGTGACGCCGCGCAATAGCCAAGACTCGCCGCAGTTTGCACCCCTGATCGAAGCGACCGCGCAGCACTTCAACGTTCAGCGCGTGCTCGGAGACAAGGCATATTCCAGCCGCGCGAATTTGGAACTGACCGAGAGCAAGGGCGCGGTTCCGTTCATCCCCTTCAAGTCCTACGCGGTCGGCACCACGAAGAACGAGACGTGGAACCGCCTGTATCACTACTACGCTTTGAACCGCGACGAATTTCTGAAGGCGTACCATAAGCGCAGCAACGTTGAATCGACCTTCTCCGCGATGAAGCGGAAGTTCGGGGACTTCGTGCGCAGCCGAACGCCAATCGCTCAGGTCAACGAACTGCTGTTGAAGGTGCTCGCTTACAATATCGTGTGTGTGGTTCATTCGATGCACGAGTTTGGAGTCAATCCGAGCTTTCCGGCATAG
- a CDS encoding helix-turn-helix domain-containing protein, translating into MEVAVAIEGETLLTVADVAKRLGIVPATVRHIATQGKLPSLRTLSGVRIFLLRDVEQLEIQRAAERRKPD; encoded by the coding sequence ATGGAGGTGGCGGTGGCGATTGAAGGTGAAACGCTTCTGACGGTTGCCGATGTTGCAAAGCGACTCGGCATAGTCCCCGCAACGGTTCGACACATTGCGACGCAAGGAAAGTTGCCATCGCTTCGCACACTCTCGGGCGTGCGCATTTTCCTTCTGCGCGATGTCGAGCAGCTCGAAATCCAACGCGCGGCCGAGAGAAGGAAACCCGACTAG